One genomic region from Phragmites australis chromosome 1, lpPhrAust1.1, whole genome shotgun sequence encodes:
- the LOC133888904 gene encoding CBS domain-containing protein CBSX3, mitochondrial-like — MQGIAKALRLHGNQLRHTVLQHMNKGIFSWATLISRIQSESPTVIIPHMGLENMTVREILKAKGEAEAGTVYWCNTSHLVHEAVKHMMAHNVGALVVLESGDEKQLAGIVSERDFARKILLPGRPSKETRVQDIMTKEDQLITVSSSTSILRAMELMTDKHIRHVPVFDDKVVGMISIGDVVRAIVDQQHQEVKQLKKYITGDYY; from the exons ATGCAAGGAATCGCAAAGGCGCTACGCTTGCATGGAAACCAACTAAGGCACACAGTTTTACAACATATGAACAAGGGAATCTTCTCATGGGCCACCCTGATTTCACGCATACAAAGTGAATCTCCAACTGTAATTATACCTCACATGGGGTTAGAGAACATGACGGTCAGAGAAATTCTCAAGGCAAAAGGAGAGGCTGAGGCTGGAACAGTCTACTGGTGCAACACCAGTCATTTGGTACATGAAGCCGTCAAGCAT ATGATGGCCCATAATGTTGGAGCCCTAGTAGTGCTCGAGTCAGGGGATGAGAAGCAACTTGCAGGAATTGTATCTGAGAGAG ATTTTGCCAGGAAGATCCTATTGCCAGGGCGACCttcaaaagaaacaagagtTCAAGATATCATGACAAAAGAG GACCAACTAATTACAGTGTCCAGCAGTACTAGTATCCTACGTGCAATGGAGCTAATGACAG ACAAGCATATTAGACATGTTCCTGTTTTTGACGACAAGGTAGTTGGTATGATTTCCATTGGTGATGTTGTTAGAGCTATTGTGGACCAACAGCACCAAGAAGTAAAACAACTGAAGAAGTATATCACAGGAGATTACTATTAG